In Cicer arietinum cultivar CDC Frontier isolate Library 1 chromosome 7, Cicar.CDCFrontier_v2.0, whole genome shotgun sequence, the genomic window ATAAGTGATTGAAGGCCTGGGATCCGAGACTTGATCACAGTTTCCAAATGCTGAAAATTTATgcatatattttacaaaatataaaagagGAATATAATCAACTCAGcaattttggaaaaaataacTTGTTCCTCCGGAAATTTCAATTGAATTTCAAGTATTACTTTATGATCACAAATCAGCATACCTTAGATAGAACCTTTCCTAGATGCACAGAGCCCATTCTCGAAGCTAGATGTCTATATTCCGGGGTCTCAGCAAAATACTCGGTCTCTCTACGCCTAGCAGCAATCATatcaacatttttgttaatatcaGCTTGGGAGCGATTAACAACACCAATCCAAGGAAAATTTAGCTTATATGATCTCCCTTCAAGCATCTAGAAAAGGAAACAGGAGCAAAGGAAAGATTAGGAAGAAGCCGGTTTATGAACTTGACTGATTTGGCCAAATAATTTAAGTTTAGATAAGTAAAATAAGTCAAATTAGGAAATCTGAAATCCAAAGTTTATGTTATTCGCAAGTTTCATCTCAATTGTAGAGACTGTAAAGGAAAAATATAAGCCAAAATATAACACTGTTACTAAGCAAGTGCAAGATATTTTATCCCCATATATTCCATTACTATATTCCATTCCACACAGTGTGTAGATATCAAATTATCCAACATAGGGAAAACTAAGTTTTTCAATCACCCAATGATATAAATCATTTGACAATTTTCTACCGTATAATTGTAATAATACTTGTATACTGATATCTTAGTCTTTACTTCATAGTTATTTATACTTCTCGGAATCTGCCAATTCGCTCTTCCCATGTCCAGAACTTTGTCGAAGGACACCAATTCAAGGGAAAAAAATCCTGAGGAAAACCTTTCACTGTAGTCTACAATTTTTGAATAGAGAGGGGGGAAATGCTTACATCAACTGCATCAGTACCCTTGTCCATAAGATCAATCTTTGTCAAAACTCCGAATGTCCTATCCcctgaaaataaaaaaataataatgttctCAAATAAGAGATCTTCTCCCATATAGTAATCTAATTATGCAGTCAATTgcttgtataatattttaagttgtcAGCTTATATAAGGGTGAAAGACTtgtcatataataaataatatcaagTCAATAACAAATGAACAGGCACAAAAGTgagaaatttttaataaaaagactgATGCTCAGTAAAGAAGTCAGCAGTACTATTATAACAATCAAAGCCTTTTCATACCGGGTGAGGTCAGCTGCATAGATTATTAGATTAAATGAAGCTATAATGTCCTATCATGAATAATGCTCAATGACAAACCATTTAAACATGACTCATGATAGAATATTATGGTGTCATTTGATCAACATTTCTAGACAACCTCACCGACTATATATCTCAAAATTCATCAACTAGTCTGACCACCTTTCTCGTATGTTATAACACTCCACCCAAATCATGACAAAATATGTACAATATCAGTCACATGCTTTGGTGTTCAACTAGGTTATATTTACCTCTTATAACTGATAGTTTGTACCTATATGATTCAAGTTTTCCAACATAAGAGACATAATCAATTAACAATGTAATTTTCTTTGCAGTAGATGTTATGAAcctgtgtttttatttttgacatcTTCTTTAGTTTCATCTTTAgctattttatgaaattaatacaTCTTAATCATACCTTTAGGGTCTACTTCGCGGGAAATCTTAATTGCATCTGAGGTGGCAAGGTCTTGATTAGCAGGAGATATTGCCAAAATGATGCAATTTGGCTGCAATAAGTGAAAAATTGcagaattattttcaaaaacatgTCCACGAATGACTTAAATTGAATATGAAGTCTGATGAGCATTAAATTGAACTTTTAATTCAAATCTTGATCTTTAATTATTGTCTTTAACTTTTTTCACCTCATAACAAATACATGTTCCCATATGAATCAGAATCAATCCCTATGTGAATGCACATATTATCATTTAGTTTTATATAAGAATCATTTTACCTTTTCGATAAAGGCCCGAACCATATTTTCAATGTCTTGCACAATGCTATCTGGTTGACCCTCTGCAATATCAGGGAAAAATTATGCCATTAATATCCATATTTATATTACAACGGTGCTCATAAATTTAACTGACAAAGTAAAATGACAATCTTGGACTAAAAAACTCACCAACTGCGACTTTTGTAAGTCCAGGAAGATCAACCAGAGTCAAATTGACAACTGCCAAACAACAAATTCAATGCATGAAATGGATAACATTTATTtcttaaacataattaaaaGGAGTACCAAGTAAAAGTAAGCTGTGTATAGCCAAGAGAAAAAACTACCAATATACTAGTactgtcaattttaattattgaaagtAACTCATGAACAACAGCCTAAGACTGTGGAAATGAAAGATAGCACTTTGTATTCAACACTACTTATAGAAAAGAGTGATGGTGGCACTTAtccatatataaattatttgggTTTCAAAATCACATTGTTCAATGCATTGGGTCCAACAGTAACAAAGGTACAACTGATTTATATTCATGAAGTGCTGAAATAGAAAAGAATTGTTATTGCATGTTTTCCATTCTGCAAGAAAAGAGTGATTGACAAAAGTATAATTATAATAGTCAATATGACAGCTATAAGAAACGACCAATCAACTGAAGAGttcaaacttaaaaataattcaataatgcATGTTCTGAGTTCTcacaaacttaaaaatatttaattgctaATGTATATAGCTCACCATGAGGGGAGTAGATACTCAGATGAATTGGAACAGATGAAATACCCTTGGAGCGACCTGTTTCTCTATCCGTCTCATCAGCTATCTCCTGCCGAACAGCAGCTACAGAACAGGCAAAATTAGTAACTACTGGAGAAACCACATcagtaaagaaaattaaaaaaaaatgcatgtaTAGTAAACATTTCCGGTAGGCaatattttttgtgaaaaaaatgtataaatttaCTTGCTAGCTGCTCCCAAACTGATATTAAGTGAAATGTAAATAAAACCATAAGTGAGTGAAAGGCAATCTTTAATGTAAGAGAATACCAAAATCGGTGAATCTTTTCCTTGGAGCGTGCATAAATTCGGCATATTCCCTCCCTTCATCAATCTTATGAAGCTGCAAAACAAGAGGACGTCGAGTAACGATCCCTGCATAAAAAAGGGGTTAATTTAAGCAAAACTCATATCATGGAGAGTGAGATAACGGAGAAACAAACCAAACTGGTGTACATTAACATGACTAAGTACACACGCACACAAAATTACCAGATCCACGAGGTAAAAAATCCTTTCCAACAATACTCTCCAACACTGAAGATTTTCCAGAACTctgcaaaattaaaattaacggATAAATATATTCTGAATATGTTTattagaaaaagaaagataaaaggGAAAGACTAATGTCTAATGTAGCAAAATATCGTTGCAATCTTTAGTGAGACATTCAATCATGTTTCATCATCTTACCACATTATAATATCATTTCCACAAATCTGTTTATGTTGTGACTTGTGacaaatatagtaaaatatgattaaatactaaatagatatttaaaatttgtttaccTTGAAAATGTACTTGCTAAACTCTAAAGAACTTGATTCATCTCACTACTTATTCATGTTGTTAAATTGTTATACAATAAAAAGCaatgagaaaaaagaaaatcagtGGATTGATAAAATCCAAATACAAATagatttaactatttatttactaatttcatatataaatatttccgtaataattaataaattacaattaagtACCAAAGCAATTGGGATCATCAGGTAAAACAAGTAACATAAGAACATTGCATTGTAATATTTTGCAaagaaatgtaaaataaaattatgaacaaGTATTTGATTACATGTTAACAGTAATAATTCATTCTAGATCGTGAAAGCTTTTAGatcaagagagagagagagagagagagagagagagacctGTCCTCCAACGACAGCGATGGAGGGAAGGGCATCCCAGAGAGTGGGCAAAGCGCTCTCTTCGCCATGATCGCCGAGTGCGGTGCATGctctttgtattttgttcaCCAACTGTATCAGATTCTCCATTGTGTCAAAAACACTGAGTCGACTCGCTCACACGGTGCTTCTCAAATCTCAGAGAGAGAGAAGATGGAACAGAAGcaacgaagaagaagaagaagaagaaactttCCAAATGTTCGTTACAAAATTTCCCGAACTTTTTTCAGTTATACATCTATTGACTAAATTGCCCCTTGCTTCCTCTCCACACTTAACTGTAAACATTTTTGCTACTTTACATCTCATTTTCTCCGGTTACACCTCAACattgatataataatttaaatataaaaaatgatctTTTACTCATTTATGTTTCTAAAATACTTATTCTATcattattttggatttttttatgatatctttttttaaaaaaaatcttaaatactCTACTTTAAaacttatattaaatataaaaaaaaaaaattaagttatattaaTAAGTTCAACGAAACacattaaatgtaaaaaaatattaaaaaaatctataaatttcTAATTAACGATGTCCACGTAAATGTCTATTATTCTCACATTTATGAGGTCGTCAAACTCTtccaaataatatttaatttcatcgTCAATTTTCTCCGACAAGTCCACAATGCGAGATTTCGCTTAATGTTAGATAATATCAATGAGAAAGAATTATGAAATGACAGTGGAGATGATGAAACATACttcaataaattatttgatgATTTTGTCGACGACATTGATGTCGATGAATATCTAGAAGCGGAAGACCAATTTGTC contains:
- the LOC101495181 gene encoding dynamin-related protein 5A-like, producing the protein MENLIQLVNKIQRACTALGDHGEESALPTLWDALPSIAVVGGQSSGKSSVLESIVGKDFLPRGSGIVTRRPLVLQLHKIDEGREYAEFMHAPRKRFTDFAAVRQEIADETDRETGRSKGISSVPIHLSIYSPHVVNLTLVDLPGLTKVAVEGQPDSIVQDIENMVRAFIEKPNCIILAISPANQDLATSDAIKISREVDPKGDRTFGVLTKIDLMDKGTDAVDMLEGRSYKLNFPWIGVVNRSQADINKNVDMIAARRRETEYFAETPEYRHLASRMGSVHLGKVLSKHLETVIKSRIPGLQSLINKTIIELETELNRIGKPIAADTGGKLYMIMEICRTFDQIFKDRLDGIRSGGEKIYQVFDNQFPAALKRLQFDKHLSMDNVRKLITEADGYQPHLIAPEQGYRRLIESCLVSIRGPAEAAVDTVHGILKDLIHKSMSETVELKQYPTLKVELGNAAIESLERMKEESKKATLLLVDMEYGYLTVEFFRKLPQDAEKGGNPTHSLFDRYNDAYLRRIATTVLSYVNMVCGTLRHTIPKSVVYCQVREAKRSLLDHFFTELGKKEGKQLASLLNEDPAVMQRRTSLAKRLELYRSAQSEIEAVAWDK